A single window of Electrophorus electricus isolate fEleEle1 chromosome 16, fEleEle1.pri, whole genome shotgun sequence DNA harbors:
- the LOC118240058 gene encoding uncharacterized protein LOC118240058 isoform X1 — translation MDICFFTWILLYEVRSVASTVRVTGQVGGFVMISCSHKIADDNKKYFCRKPCKTDKDILIKSDQSSTTKYKLKDLGDGRFTVNITELQKTDSGTYWCGVERWFKDTYIEVLLTVTEAPSPSTHKTTRTVLQTETSSEISTSTTTTISPFTIEIGFSTCRLASISLTSTVLPHHSILLCIAAGLVGTVIIFGIMAFLHNTRGDTRKQNPPGYEYSTISSTSGLDEESLYSHIYFTAISHPHSFNQETHTTTPKATNPSSYAAITCCIDGLLYPGLEEQTLITRVLYRLESC, via the exons AtggacatttgtttttttacctgGATTCTACTATATG AAGTGAGATCTGTGGCATCAACTGTTAGAGTGACTGGTCAGGTTGGAGGATTTGTGATGATCTCATGTTCTCATAAGATAGCTGATGACAACAAAAAGTATTTCTGCAGGAAACCATGTAAAACAGATAAGGACATTTTGATTAAATCTGATCAGTCATCTACTACAAAATACAAGCTAAAGGATTTAGGTGATGGACGTTTTACTGTGAACATCACTGAACTCCAGAAGACAGACAGTGGGACATATTGGTGTGGAGTGGAGCGATGGTTTAAGGACACATACATTGAAGTGCTTCTCACAGTTACAGAAG ccccctccccctctacacacaaaactacaagaactgttctacaaacagaaaccTCATCTGAAATCTCCACCTCCACAACTACCACCATCTCTCCCTTCACAATTGAAATTGGGTTTTCTACTTGTCGTTTGGCCAGCATCTCTCTGACATCCACAG TTTTGCCTCATCACA GTATCCTTCTGTGTATTGCTGCTGGTCTGGTTGGCACAGTGATCATATTTGGCATCATGGCATTTCTGCACAATACAAGAGGAGACACGAGGAAGCAAAAT CCACCAGGATATGAATATTCCACCATCTCTTCCACTAGTGGCCTGGATGAAGAAAGTCTGTACTCACACATCTATTTTACAGCCATTTCCCACCCACACAGCTTCAACCAAGAGactcacaccaccacacccaaaGCCACCAACCCCTCCTCTTATGCTGCTATCACCTGCTGTATAGACGGCCTGCTGTATCCTGGACTGGAGGAGCAAACATTGATCACACGTGTGCTGTACAGATTAGAAAGCTGTTGA
- the LOC118240058 gene encoding CMRF35-like molecule 6 isoform X2 → MDICFFTWILLYEVRSVASTVRVTGQVGGFVMISCSHKIADDNKKYFCRKPCKTDKDILIKSDQSSTTKYKLKDLGDGRFTVNITELQKTDSGTYWCGVERWFKDTYIEVLLTVTEAPSPSTHKTTRTVLQTETSSEISTSTTTTISPFTIEIGFSTCRLASISLTSTGILLCIAAGLVGTVIIFGIMAFLHNTRGDTRKQNPPGYEYSTISSTSGLDEESLYSHIYFTAISHPHSFNQETHTTTPKATNPSSYAAITCCIDGLLYPGLEEQTLITRVLYRLESC, encoded by the exons AtggacatttgtttttttacctgGATTCTACTATATG AAGTGAGATCTGTGGCATCAACTGTTAGAGTGACTGGTCAGGTTGGAGGATTTGTGATGATCTCATGTTCTCATAAGATAGCTGATGACAACAAAAAGTATTTCTGCAGGAAACCATGTAAAACAGATAAGGACATTTTGATTAAATCTGATCAGTCATCTACTACAAAATACAAGCTAAAGGATTTAGGTGATGGACGTTTTACTGTGAACATCACTGAACTCCAGAAGACAGACAGTGGGACATATTGGTGTGGAGTGGAGCGATGGTTTAAGGACACATACATTGAAGTGCTTCTCACAGTTACAGAAG ccccctccccctctacacacaaaactacaagaactgttctacaaacagaaaccTCATCTGAAATCTCCACCTCCACAACTACCACCATCTCTCCCTTCACAATTGAAATTGGGTTTTCTACTTGTCGTTTGGCCAGCATCTCTCTGACATCCACAG GTATCCTTCTGTGTATTGCTGCTGGTCTGGTTGGCACAGTGATCATATTTGGCATCATGGCATTTCTGCACAATACAAGAGGAGACACGAGGAAGCAAAAT CCACCAGGATATGAATATTCCACCATCTCTTCCACTAGTGGCCTGGATGAAGAAAGTCTGTACTCACACATCTATTTTACAGCCATTTCCCACCCACACAGCTTCAACCAAGAGactcacaccaccacacccaaaGCCACCAACCCCTCCTCTTATGCTGCTATCACCTGCTGTATAGACGGCCTGCTGTATCCTGGACTGGAGGAGCAAACATTGATCACACGTGTGCTGTACAGATTAGAAAGCTGTTGA
- the LOC113588429 gene encoding CMRF35-like molecule 1, with translation MYFCMVLILLSEVRSVASTVRVTGQVGGFVMISCSHRMADDNKKYFCRKPCKTDKDILIKSDQSSTTKYKLKDLGDGRFTVNITELQKTDSGTYWCGVERWFKDTYIEVLLTVTEVTAVPQTVTSSEPSTSTTTIISPFTTENNVSNHQLVSISLTFTGTLLYTVIGLVVMVNLFGVSMITLYKYRKTIRGSQTTASSDVIYSVIQIPRTNHNNQTGATSSTTEFSEETMKNPLYDNDALLERRRDSNIYTLPQ, from the exons ATGTACTTTTGTATGGTATTGATTCTTCTTTCTG AAGTGAGATCTGTGGCATCAACTGTTAGAGTGACTGGTCAGGTTGGAGGATTTGTGATGATCTCATGTTCTCATAGGATGGCTGATGACAACAAAAAGTATTTCTGCAGGAAACCATGTAAAACAGATAAGGACATTTTGATTAAATCTGATCAATCATCTACTACAAAATACAAGCTGAAGGATTTAGGTGATGGACGTTTTACTGTGAACATCACTGAACTCCAGAAGACAGACAGTGGGACATATTGGTGTGGAGTGGAGCGATGGTTTAAGGACACATACATTGAAGTGCTTCTCACAGTTACAGAAG TAACTGCTGTTCCACAAACAGTAACCTCATCTgaaccctccacctccacaacTACCATCATCTCTCCATTCACAACTGAAAACAACGTTTCAAATCATCAACTGGTCAGCATCTCTCTGACATTCACAG GGACCCTACTGTACACAGTTATAGgactggttgtcatggtgaacTTATTTGGCGTGAGCATGATCACTCTTTATAAATACAGGAAGACAATACGTGGATCTCAAA CCACTGCATCTTCAGATGTCATCTATTCAGTAATACAGATCCCAAGGACTAAT CATAACAACCAGACAGGAGCAACCTCCTCCACTACAGAATTCTCTGAAGAGACTATGAAGAACCCGCTCTATGACAATGATGCActgctggagaggaggagagattCAAACATCTACACCTTACCTCAGTAA
- the LOC113588432 gene encoding LOW QUALITY PROTEIN: adhesion G protein-coupled receptor E3-like (The sequence of the model RefSeq protein was modified relative to this genomic sequence to represent the inferred CDS: substituted 1 base at 1 genomic stop codon) produces the protein MSGVIGDVCTNYTTLSDPWRNIGFSFSSNLGWPTSDIKLVNGWYRFTGIAGDKNDGLKTENSIVEEELSSTIWNQAMELTLHAIHPAVHLPVVSMLSVILWMVAVDAILDSPYLMDSCQQGTLMDVQVMIYILTTIQNSTNLLDSAFTTPSKRACYGNSILKATENLVSIMVRNIKTDTNYSTSIILPTLDIGVFVVGPDTTLTKIPQLNTSTAFLDIDLIAISKHNNGSADVVFMSYTNMSSMLKPDKNTSLVKTMMSIVEYQNGCNTSCVAWKDTKWVEGSCNIIQKNDSYTVCSSVQPGTFALLMQIDDSKVRDXKFSIDGPSMVLLYTIAEPVGLVFLSLAFLSLVLCQRHERMTKISLINLCISLFLAHLLFLITQQFLQDIHPNKLLCAALAGVLQFLFLSSFVWMFIQAVLLFIAVKNLSKIRSKQEEVLSWKYLIILGYAIPLTIVGVSAGLFPDGYGNENCWLKKDDIWGFLGPVCFILTSNVILFIVIVVIITCTLKHQDREILQNHNITKKLIKQIIFKTLAQFVILGCTWILGFFTSSSEVVEILFLVLNSQQGTFIFLIHCVFNQEIRQQYKRFLLGLCLFKKPAAKPTDQRTQQVASPSSVTAGAAALPGGDVSHQDDLIVVETHEEAHEETTYPLILGPVNEEGFAV, from the exons ATGAGTGGTGTTATTGGTG ATGTCTGCACAAATTATACCACTCTGTCTGACCCATGGCGTAACATTGGCTTCAGTTTCTCCTCAAACCTTGGCTGGCCAACGAGTGACATTAAATTGGTGAATGGGTGGTATCGTTTCACTGGTATTGCTGGAGACAAGAATGATGGCCTCAAGACTGAGA ACTCGATTGTGGAGGAGGAGTTATCCTCTACTATCTGGAACCAAGCAATGGAACTTACATTACAC GCCATTCATCCTGCAGTGCATCTTCCTGTGGTGAGTATGCTCAGTGTAATCCTGTGGATGGTAGCTGTGGATGCAATTCTGGACTCTCCATACCTGATGGATTCCTGCCAACAAGGGACTCTTATGGATGTACAG GTCATGATCTACATTCTGACTACAATACAAAATTCTACAAACCTTTTGGACAGTGCATTTACTACACCAAGTAAGCGGGCATGCTATGGGAACTCTATCCTTAAAGCCACTGAGAATTTGGTGTCAATAATGGTGAGAAACATCAAAACAGACACCAACTACTCCACCAGCATCATTCTCCCAACTTTAG ACATTGGAGTATTTGTGGTTGGACCAGATACTACACTGACAAAAATCCCCCAACTCAACACAAGCACTGCTTTCTTGGATATTGACCTCATTGCAATTTCAAAGCATAACAATG gATCAGCTGATGTGGTTTTCATGAGCTACACCAACATGTCAAGTATGCTGAAACCTGACAAAAATACCAGCTTAGTGAAAACCATGATGTCCATTGTG GAGTATCAGAATGGTTGTAACACATCCTGTGTAGCCTGGAAAGACACTAAATGGGTTGAGGGTTCTTGTAACATCATCCAGAAGAATGACAGTTACACAGTGTGCTCTTCTGTCCAACCAGGGACCTTCGCTCTCCTCATGCAAATAGATGACTCAAAGGTAAGAGACTAAAAGTTTAGT ATTGATGGTCCCTCTATGGTGTTACTATATACTATTGCTGAGCCAGTAGGACTGGTGTTCCTGAGCTTGGCTTTTTTGAGCCTTGTCCTTTGTCAAAGGCATGAAAGAATGACCAAAATCTCTCTGATCAACCTGTGTATAAGCCTATTTCTAGCTCATCTCCTTTTCCTCATCACACAACAATTCCTGCAGGACATACATCCTAACAAG ctgttgTGTGCTGCATTAGCAGGTGTTCTGcaattcctctttctctcttcatttgtgtggatgtttatacaggctgtgctgctctttaTAGCTGTAAAGAACCTATCAAAGATCAGATCAAAGCAGGAGGAGGTGCTTAGCTGGAAATATCTAATTATACTTGGATATGCTATTCCACTGACTATAGTGGGTGTGTCGGCTGGACTGTTTCCTGATGGATATGGCAATGAAAA TTGCTGGCTTAAGAAAGATGACATCTGGGGTTTTCTGGgtcctgtttgttttattctcacA TCAAATGTGATACTCTTCATCGTTATTGTTGTCATCATCACCTGCACTCTGAAGCACCAGGACAGGGAGATTTTGCAGAACCATAACATTACAAAAAAGCTCATCAAGCAAATCATATTCAAAACTCTAGCCCAGTTTGTCATCCTGGGTTGTACCTGGATCCTGGGGTTCTTTACAAGCAGCAGTGAGGTGGTGGAGATCCTATTCCTGGTTCTCAACTCCCAGCAGGGCACCTTCATCTTTCTGATCCACTGTGTCTTCAACCAAGAG ATCAGGCAGCAGTACAAGAGGTTCCTGCTTGGTTTGTGCCTCTTCAAAAAGCCTGCTGCCAAACCAACTGACCAGAGGACACAGCAGGTTGCTTCACCTTCAT CGGTCACAGCTGGTGCTGCTGCCTTACCAGGTGGTGATGTTTCCCACCAGGATGATCTCATTGTTGTAGAAACACATGAGGAGGCACATGAGGAAACCACATACCCTCTCATCCTGGGTCCTGTGAATGAAGAGGGCTTTGCAGTTTAG